GGCACGCGGCCCCCCGGCGCCCTTGGGCAGCGTCACCAGCACAGGCGCGCCCGTCGCCGACGCTGCCCGCACCTGCCTTCGCAGCAGCGCCTCGCCCTCGACCGGTTCAAGGAGCTTGTCGCGCCCGCGCATCCGGGACGACGCCCCGGCGGCAGGCACCAAGATCAGCACCTCACCCATGCCGCAAGCTTACGCGGGACGCGGCCCGGGCGCAAATCGGCTAGCGTTCGGGAATCAGGCCGCGCGGGCTGAACCGCAGGACCACCAGCAAGAGAACCCCCATTGTGAGCAACCGCATATGCGCGACGCTGTCCAACAGGTGCGCCTTGAGCGCCGAGTCCTCGGCCATGCCGCTGGTCAGCGTTTCCATCAGGAAAGCGCCGAAGGGTTCCACCTGGACCCATAGGAACCAGATCAGGAAACCGCCCAGAACCGCGCCCCAGTTATTGCCCGACCCGCCGACGATCACCATCACCCAGATCAGAAAGGTGAAGCGCAGCGGCTGATAGGCCGAGGGCACGAGCTGGCTGTCATAGGTCACCATCATAGCGCCCGCGAGTCCGCATATGGCGGACCCGAGCATGAAGACCTGCAAGTGCCGGCGTTTAACGTCCTTGCCCATTGCCTCGGCCGCGGTCTCGTTGTCGCGGATCGCGCGCATCATCCGGCCCCAGGGCGAGTTCAGCGCCTTTTCTGCAAGCCAGATCAGCGCGATAAGCACCACGGCGAAAAGCCCGGCATAGGCAAGCTTGACGAAGAGCGTGGAGGCCGTCACCGGATCGAGGCCCAGCGATTGCGCCTGCTCGACGAAACCCGGGTCCTGCTGCAGGTCGACCTCGTAGGGGACGGGCCGGGGCAACCCGATCACGTTCTTGACGCCGCGGCTCAGCCAGTCCTCGTTCTTGAGGATCGCGATGACGATCTCGGCGATGCCCAGCGTGGCAATGGCAAGGTAGTCCGACCGCAGGCCCAGCGCCGTCTTGCCGATGATCCAGGCGGCCCCGGCGGCGAGCAACGCGCCGACCGGCCAGCCGAAAAGCACCGGCAGGCCCAGCCCGCCCAGATAGCCAGTGGCGGCCGGGTTCACCGCCTCGATCGCCTCGACCGCAGGGTCGAAGAGCCCGCGATAGAGGAAGAAGCCCGCGACCAACCAGGCGACCATCGCCAGCGCGCGAATCCGGCCTGACTCGAGCCGGCGCCAGATCAGGATTGCCCCGACGATCACGACAGCCCCAACGGCGAGCGCGGCCAGAACCCGCACGCCCCCGGCGGCCCAGGCCTCGCCCACGGGCGGCATGGCGATAATGATCGCGCCAAGGCCGCCCAGCGCCGTGAACCCCATTACGCCCACGTTGAAGAGCCCAGCATAGCCCCATTGCATGTTCACGCCCAGCGCCATGACCGCCGAGATCAGCCCATAGTTCAGGATGAAGAGCGCCGAGTTCCAGCTTTGCAGGAACCCGGTGCCGATGATCAGCGCCGCGACCAGCGCGAACAGGCCCATATCGCGTTGCGTCATACCGCTTTCCCCCTGAAAAGCCCGGTCGGCCGGAACAGAAGCACGATCACCAGGATCACGAAGCTGACCGCGAACTTGTAGTCGGTCGAGAGCAGTTGCACGAGGCCGTCGGGCTCCAGGCTCTCGGGCATCACATAGCCCAGCACCTTTTTCCAGGCATAGGTGATCGTGACCTCGGAGAACGCAATCACGAACCCCCCCGCGATGGCCCCCAGCGGGCTTCCGAGGCCGCCCACAATGGCGGCCGCGAAGATCGGCAGGAGAAGCTGGAAATAGGTGAAGGGTTTGAACGACTTGTCGAGCCCATAGAGAACGCCCGCCACGGTCGCCAGCACCGCGACAATGATCCAGGTGATGGCAACGACGCGCTCGGGATTGATGCCCGAAAGCAGCGCCAAGTCCTCGTTATCGGAAAAGGCGCGCATCGACTTTCCGGTCCGAGTGTAGGTGAGAAACCAGAACAGCGCGGCGACGACGATGAGCGCGGTGACGATGGTCAGCCCCTGCGTGGTACGGATCGCCAGCCCCTCGGCCAGGCCCGTCATCTCCTTGAAATCCCGCGCGGTGATGATGAACCGTTCGCCGTCGGCAAAGCGTTGGTCATCGGGGCCGATGATGAAGCGCACAAGCCCGTTGAGGATGAACATCACCCCCATCGAGACGATCACCAGGATAACCGGCTTGGCCTTCTGTTCGCGGTAGAACCGAAAGACCAGCCGGTCGGTGATCAGCAGCAGGACCGCAGTTGCAAGAATGCCTGCGGGCAGGGCGAGCAGGGCGGTGGGCAGCGGGCCCAGCGTCACGCCGGCCGATTGCAGCGCCCATGTCGCGAGAATGGTGACCATTGTTCCGAACGCCATCGTGTCGCCATGGGCGAAGTTCGAGAACCGGAGGATTCCGTATATCAGCGTCACCCCCAACGCACCGAGGGCGAGCTGCGCGCCATAGGCGGTGGCCGGGATAAGCACGAAATTCGCCAGCGCCACGAGGGCGTTCAGGACATCCATCACTCGCAGGCTCCGAGATAGGTGATCGCGACGGGGCCTTCGGCCATGTGCAAGCTGTAGCGCGCGGCGCCGTCGGTGACCGCCAGATAATGGCGCGCGGCCCCTTCGCCGCCCTGCAGGAACAGCGTGCCGCCGCCCAGCGTGCCGAAAACCTCGACATCGCCCGACACTGCCGAGAGGGTCGCGCGGGCCAGCACGACGCCTGCGCCCATCCCGCCGACGCGGCCTGACACGGTCATCTCATAGGCGGTCTCGGCGCAGGCTTCGGCGTCGTAGCACTCGCGGTCGAAGGCGCAGGCGAGGGCGAAATCGTTCTCCGTAGTTGCCTCGGGCGCGGCGGCGTCCTGGGCGTGGGTAGGCGCGGCCAACAGCAGCGCGGTTGCAAGAACGGGCACAAGGCGGTCAGTCGGCATCTTTGGTCTCCGGGCAGGCTCGGCCGGTAGGGCCGGCAGGATAACGCGCGTCTCTGAGGTCACTCCATAGGGGCTTGCACAACGGGATGGGGCATTTCGTGGCGCTGTCACTCGCGAGGGGTGCAGGTGCCGAAGACCGAGATCGACACCGCCGCAGGGGGCACCTCGTCACCTTCCAGCGCGAGCAGGCCGTGGCGGGTCAGGACGAAACGCAGATCCTTGAAGACGGTCATCGCGCCCGCGCCTTGGTCGGACTCGAGCGCGCCGCCGGCGGCCTGCAAGACAACGCCCTCGGCCCCGGCCAAGCGGCGGAACTCGTAAAAGCGGTCGCCCTCATCGGTTGTCAGCACGACCTTGTCGCCGACCTCCTCCCCCACGTCCAGTTGGTAGGACACGCGCGTCGCGTCGCAGGCCGCGTCGAGATTGGCCACGCAGGCGCGCGTCGCCTCGCAGTCCAAAGCGATCGGCGCGGCCGCGACCGGTGCCGCAAGGCCGGCCGCCAATGCCATGATTAAGAACGTTTTTCGCATATCAGCCCC
This genomic window from Rhodovulum sp. ES.010 contains:
- a CDS encoding branched-chain amino acid ABC transporter permease → MTQRDMGLFALVAALIIGTGFLQSWNSALFILNYGLISAVMALGVNMQWGYAGLFNVGVMGFTALGGLGAIIIAMPPVGEAWAAGGVRVLAALAVGAVVIVGAILIWRRLESGRIRALAMVAWLVAGFFLYRGLFDPAVEAIEAVNPAATGYLGGLGLPVLFGWPVGALLAAGAAWIIGKTALGLRSDYLAIATLGIAEIVIAILKNEDWLSRGVKNVIGLPRPVPYEVDLQQDPGFVEQAQSLGLDPVTASTLFVKLAYAGLFAVVLIALIWLAEKALNSPWGRMMRAIRDNETAAEAMGKDVKRRHLQVFMLGSAICGLAGAMMVTYDSQLVPSAYQPLRFTFLIWVMVIVGGSGNNWGAVLGGFLIWFLWVQVEPFGAFLMETLTSGMAEDSALKAHLLDSVAHMRLLTMGVLLLVVLRFSPRGLIPER
- a CDS encoding branched-chain amino acid ABC transporter permease — its product is MDVLNALVALANFVLIPATAYGAQLALGALGVTLIYGILRFSNFAHGDTMAFGTMVTILATWALQSAGVTLGPLPTALLALPAGILATAVLLLITDRLVFRFYREQKAKPVILVIVSMGVMFILNGLVRFIIGPDDQRFADGERFIITARDFKEMTGLAEGLAIRTTQGLTIVTALIVVAALFWFLTYTRTGKSMRAFSDNEDLALLSGINPERVVAITWIIVAVLATVAGVLYGLDKSFKPFTYFQLLLPIFAAAIVGGLGSPLGAIAGGFVIAFSEVTITYAWKKVLGYVMPESLEPDGLVQLLSTDYKFAVSFVILVIVLLFRPTGLFRGKAV